Genomic DNA from Paenibacillus borealis:
CCTTCAAGTATAACCTTCAAGTGCTACGATAACATATCACGAAGACTACCCGCAATCTATATGCTTCAGAGCACTCAAAGCCGGAAGATTGCATGAATGTTATATCATAAATATATAACCTACTTGGGAGTGATGGTATGGACAAAATTATTAGACTATCAGATGGATCAGAGTTAAAGGCTGGACTGGTTGGACACCCCGGCTCTCCTGTAATTATGCTTCCGGTTGCCAAAGAATCCGTATACGGACAAGAAGCTGATCATCTGCGGCTGTGGGGAGTAGACCCCGAATTGGGACAACATTTTATTGATGGGCTCTCTGATACCTTCCAGCTTCTATATTTTGATTACGAAGGGCAACGGTTACAACATCCGAATCCGGATAATCTCACACCTGAGAGCATAGTCCAAGACCTGCTGATTATTGCCAGTGAAATGAACGTTGAGAAGTTTAGTTATTACGGTTATTCATGGCTGGCATTAGTCGGACTGCAGTTAGCCATACGTACCGGCAGACTCGAAAGCTTATTCATGGGCGGTTTTCCGCCGTTAGAAGGCCCATATCAGGAAATGCTGATAGTGACAAACCAAACATACCAGCAAGCTTTAACTAACCAATCATTCTCTGCTGATGATGAGCAAAGCCCCATTAATCCAGAACAGGTCGATTGGGGGAATATTCAAGTTAAGATCAGCACGAATCAAACAAAACAGTTTGTTACAATGTACCAAAGCCTGATGGAATTTGATGACCGTGAAATACAGCATAAATTAGTTATTCCAAGACTAGCATTTGCCGGAGAAAAGGACACGATTGTGTATGGAGAAAACTTCGGTAATGTAACCGTTGATATCATCGGCAAACTTGAACGAAACAAATCTGCATTGGAGCAGTTTGGATGGGATATAGAAATTCTAAAGGGAAACGATATGGACCACACCAAAGCGATGCAGCCCGCTACCGTTCTACCGTTGCTGAAGCCTTGGCTGATTAGAAATTTGCAAATGAACAGCTGAGGATTTTCAAGAAAAGCGCCTAAGGCAAATGATTCATACGAACATCTTATAACATAGCAAATCCGCGTACCCCCATGGATTCATTCCACAGGGAGACGCGGCTTCAATTTAGTTAATTACCAGGCATACACTTCTCGTAAATGAATAAACCATGTTCTTCTTTGATTTTGACATAATCATTTTTTTCATAAAAATTGATTACTTATACTCCAGTTTGGCGTATCCAACCACCATTTCTGCACCTCAGGGTATTTAGCTTCTGTAAGCTTTATAACTTGGTGACCAATCCCCTGGTTCTGATGTCTCTCTGAATTTTAGCTAATAATCCAGCATCATCGATAGTTGCTTTTTCGACAAAAACCTTCATTTTCACTCTCCTTGGTTAACCGCCGAATGATATCTCCTTAATCGGAAACAATAAATCAAGCTGCAAATTTTCCATTTT
This window encodes:
- a CDS encoding alpha/beta fold hydrolase; translation: MDKIIRLSDGSELKAGLVGHPGSPVIMLPVAKESVYGQEADHLRLWGVDPELGQHFIDGLSDTFQLLYFDYEGQRLQHPNPDNLTPESIVQDLLIIASEMNVEKFSYYGYSWLALVGLQLAIRTGRLESLFMGGFPPLEGPYQEMLIVTNQTYQQALTNQSFSADDEQSPINPEQVDWGNIQVKISTNQTKQFVTMYQSLMEFDDREIQHKLVIPRLAFAGEKDTIVYGENFGNVTVDIIGKLERNKSALEQFGWDIEILKGNDMDHTKAMQPATVLPLLKPWLIRNLQMNS